ATGATGAGTCTAAAATCATAATTAGGAACTCAAAGTAGCCTTAGAATATTTGTATATTTTAAGAAAATActaggaaaagaaaacaaaactctCGTCTCAGTTTATGCTCAACGGGTTGCTTGTCACTTTTAGTGACAGCGGCTTTTCGCTATGCTGCGCTCTTAATATGTTGATTTATCCGGGCCGAATTAACAAAAATGATATAATATATCGACGTGACAATTGAGTGTAAACTGAGTATTTGCCCGTGGTACACAAAGTTTACAATGACTGTAACTAAGAAGAGCTGCATTAAAAAGAAAACGCAACTCAAGTTTTACATTTGCGTTACGGTATACCCATATTGCCCATTACGGCtggttaaaacaaaaaaaagaagtgtaaatGAAGTCATTAATCTATCGCAAACCTAATCGTGGAGAATACATATTGAATCGAAGATGGGCTTATCACTCATGAATAATGGCACTGGGCTGCATACTTGAGTCAAATTTGATAAATAAGGGCAAAACGAAGCACATTTCTTGGTAGTAAAGCTTtttgttgggatagttggtacaTGCTTACTGAAATACAAAATTAAAGGGCGTGCACCATCTACGAACTTCTGTTCGGTTCTTAATTTTTCTTCCTCGATGGTACGCATCTTCTTTGTATTTCAATATACGTTGTTTGGTGTTTGGTTTCTCTGTTCCAACGCGGTCATTTTCGAcgtcagcttaaagaaaaaaaatcactgctcccTCCGAGAGGAGATATTGATAAGAGTGGGAACCAGCCTTAGCACGCCTTCATCTGTGCATCATGGCCTGCAAAGCAGGCCATCTACGAGCTGAGAGTTTCTACGGGCGAACAAAAATTGGCTGTAGAAACAATATTCTGAAGCGCTATTATAATTACCGCATTcaaaacatcccccccccccccttacgccACTGGCTGCCATGTTTTGTGTAATGTCCTAATCGATAACATCCCAGCTGCATGGTGTTTTACACGTAGGCAAAAGAGCGCGAGCGGGGACGACAAATGGGGCCAAAGCAGAGATAGAAGAGCCCACCTATCTCCTTTGCTCTGAGGAAAGCACTGGCTCGTAAGGCAGATACACTCAAATGTTTACGATAATTGCGTACCTGATCACATTAGCATCGACAAGGTGTGATTCTCTTGAGTACTAACGTCACGTGGGTGTTGTGTTTCGATTTCGGACCGCGTTTCTTTCCGTAAGTACTTACAGTATACAAACATGGCACGGATTGAAATGGCGTAATACACTGCCAAGAGGAATGTCAAATATTTTTTTGGTCAGATGTATTCGCGAAGCCACTAAAGCTTGACTGTACCTAAAGTGTAATGCAGCACGGCTTATATGATATACTGAAGGTTACAGAGCATAAGAGGTGTGCGCTCTGGCTTTTCTTCACCTTAAGGTGCCAGGAACACAGCCTTCGATATACCTATCGCGTAGCTCTATCCACGCTTGTGCTATTGTGTTATTGCAGAATAACTAAACAAAATTGACAATCCTGAAACCCATATGTTCGGCACAGCCCACTGAGCCATTGTCACGCGCTAAGCGGCCAGATggctcagaaagaaaaaaatcttgcaTACCAGCGACACAATAATACCAGTAAAGACTTGAGAATTTCTGATTCTGCAGCGAAGGCTAATGATGTTTTATTGACAAACTACGAAGAAACAGAAGCGAGGACTTGCCGTTCTTCCTGGCGTACAACGACGGCAGATGTGCTTCCACGCTCGTCACTGTAGCAGCTCCTCTTGGCTCAGAACTCGATCGCTATATATAACGAAGTTTAGTTGCTTTCCGCGAGGTGTCGTTCCTAGCCGACCCCGGAAGTGAGCGGTGCCGCTTTCAAGCGGACGAGGAGGCGCCGCCAACGCCGTCCAGCGGCGAGAACCGCTCGCCGTCGCGACCGCGCTACCTCCCGGGGCTGCTGCACCGTGGTGGTTCCGGAGCGTAGACAGACATGGCGCAATCTGAAATTGGGCGAGACACACACGGTTGTATGGAATACAGATACGAATGGTTGATTGCATAGCAAGTGACTGTGGATGTAGTACCGATTGGATTTCGCGAATGCGAAAAATTGGCCCTGGATCTGCGTTCTTcgctgcaaatgccgtcgaaggACGATAGTTTTTTGCCGGCCGTACTACACGAGTTCTGGTCTGATATACGTGAGATATATGGATATGCGTGAAATATGGACGCCATCTAGCAGTGGCGTCGGGGAAATGtgagcttgtgcagaacccagAACCACTACCAAGTGGCTGCACCATATCGTCGGCAGGAGGCTTTTTCGTGCTATGTCGCATTTTCATCGTCGCATTTTCGACGCTGCCTAAGAAACAATGGGGTCCTTATTTAATTGCGTGTCTGCGTGTTTTAATAGTAAAAGAACACACCACCAAATACGTATGTATTGATgatgcgcctcagatatgcgtaaaaTTAGTTTTGTTAAATTGACTATGATCACaaatatgaacgcagccaccagttcaataTAGCTGGGCGTTGAGAAAATGCTTTAACtttggccgggtggctgaattgtgggacaggtagacagacctacagacagaccaaatgtcTGTGTTCAACTATCCCAAGATAGACTATCGCTTTCAAAAGCAGACAGAGAGATAAGGAAGTCGAGTAGATGATGCGAGAAAGAAATGAGAACGAAGAAAATTAAGAATGATGGGAAGTTTATAGCGAGGAAAAGAAGAAAATCATTCCGAAGAAAACTTTAAAATAGATGGATCAAGATAATTAGGAAGAGGAGAAGGAGGCGTACATGACGGATATCatgaaaaaaaacaggaaaatggTTACGAGAAAGACGTGAAAGATGCGAGGAAAATGTGAATCCGTTATAAATATATTCACGAAGGTAAGACTTCATACAAGCACTCGAGGCGGTGTCCTACCCATTCAAGACCGAACAAGCGTACACCCAACAGCAAAATAGTATGGAATGTTGGTCCTACAACAAATGTTAATTTCCTCTTTATTGGCCTGCAATGTTTCTAACCCCGATGGTGACTGTACAAGTTCATGTACCAACTGCAGGCTCGAACAGTCACTTGTATACGTTACGTTCTCCCACAAATCTACATAATGGACAATTTCCCAAACAATGGAACGCAAAGAACTGTTGGGTGTACTTTGGCTAAATGGAGCGTGTGAAGCCTCGTTGCATTCTTACTTGTCTTTCTCATCTTTCGGTGATGTCTATGCATGCCACTGTGCGGATGCCTGCTCTTCTGGCCTTGTCGTAAGCGCTTTTATTGACCCGTCACACATATCAACGTTTATGAACGCAGCAGCGTATAAAACGTATGCCGATGGTGCACCTCTGAATAGGAGAGAAAACGTTTTGCGTGGGTGTTCAGAGACGCGTCGTTCCGCACAGGACCACCTTAGCGATTGCCGAGCTGGTGTTGAATACGAGCACTGTATGATTGCCCTCTAATTCTGTAATATGTTTTCCACGCAACATGCGGTATAAAGTTTGGTTACTGTATTTGGAAAAGGTTGGTGAATTATTACAGCTTATATTGGCACCCTTTGCGTATTCGAATATGGCGTTTGTTGTACAAGCGCCGACAAAGAGGAGGCTCTGGAGACATTTGCTTACCATGCATCTTTTGTTCGGCATCTAGTCTGAATTCCGGGTCTGAACCGTCCTTTGATTCCATTGACTCTGTGCGAATATTGTAAAAAATGAGAAAGCACTTCAATGTATTTGTCTAATAACAACAGAGCAAGGAGCAATGCATGACGCTTCTCTGCATTATGTTAATTAACATTGTATTAAGCTACTGGGATAGTAACTCCTACATTTCAGCAGAAAACGCCTGGGCAAATGGTCATAAAAATTTATAACGGTCTCGTAAAATTCTCTATCTTTTGTTCTGAATGCCTCAGTATTGAATGTGCAAAGTGGCATTAGAAGAACGATAAATGGCATAAATTTGACGAAATCTGATTCTGATGTCAATTAAGATGGTATTATAAGTATATATACATAAATCAAACACGAAAAAAAGAGCGTGAAGCGAATAAAATGAAGTACATTTGATTTCATTGAACATTAAACAACACTTTATTCAACAGATATGAAGCGACGTTTACACGCTAGTATTTGATAATCGTAGCATGAAAACCGCAACTATGACATCAGCAACAAATCAGAGAATTTCTTTCTGAGCAATAAAGCGATATACCGCAGACAGAACactacaacattttttttcttgacgggTAGACCTTACATCTATCTCGACCTATTGTTTTCATTTTATATCCATTTAATGTGCACGCTAGCACGACGTACTCGAAGGAGATTATTAATAAGGATAAAGCTAGCAAATGCGACGAAGGCAGTTTATATCGGCAACAATAACTTGTGTAAAACAAAATCAATAACGATGTGGTTGCATTAGATGGTGATTTCGAAGCGCTCGAGTCTAAAGCGCCGAAAGGACAAAATGTATGTACTGACCAGCCACAAAGCGCACGTTGTCGGTCGAGGAGTCGCGCAGGCTTTCCTCGGCCTTGAGCCTGCGCTTTATCTCGTTTTGGAGCTGCTCCTGAACCTTGCGTCGTGACCGCCGCTCCCTCCGCAGGCGCCGCTGGTACAGCACTATGACGGAAAAGTCGGCAATGTGCACGGGTTGTAGTACTAGGATCTTGCGCAAGCTTTGTCACACGTTTCATAGGGTTTTCAAGTGGTAGTGGTCCTCCTAAGCGATCCCCAATGGAGTTAATACTCGTGGAGGCGTGTCCTGATATGATTTTACGCGATTAGTGATTGTTTTAGCATTTTAGGTCTCACTCTACAAGCATTTTAATAGCGCTAGCTTGCGCTGGCTTGTAATTGGTAATGCAAGAGTTAGGGTTAAATGATTAATATTTTTGTCTTGCTATCGAAAAGTGTAAGGCAATGTTGCCATGCATTAGCTGAATTATAATAAATCGTGTATATTCCACATGGTGCTGGCTAATACAGGTCATATTTTCTTACGAGATTAACACTGTCTTTATTTGACCTAAATGTAATTATGATTTCGCGTATCCTAGCGAACAGTATGGCGATCAACCTGAGTTAATTGTGgccaaataaaaataaagaaaggagAGGAAACTGATGACTGACTGGCGTTCACGAGCACACATGTGTAAATAATCCCAAACACAGATACACACTTGCTTGCTCATTCATACTCAATATTGAGAACAGTTTTTTTAATTGATAACGTAACATTAAAATGTGAAATCGTCTAGCTCACCTCGAAACTTCTGTTCCTCAGCGAGTTGCTTCTCCACCTTTTCTCGCAGCTCACGTTCACGTAGAATCTCCATCCCTAGCTCGGCTGTATATaaaattcacaaaaaaataacTTGATTTTGGACCGCGTTATTTGTCACTATATTTGTTGTGCATGTAAACACTCTAACGTTGCCCCCAATGGTGCCTATTGGCGCCTGTAAAGAAGGCTTTGCTGTTGTAAGTGTACTACTGCAGTgatgcacgctttacaggcaagACGttgtgagtgggtgagtgagtgggtgagtgggtgagtgagtgagtgggtgattGAGTGAAGTTTATCTTGGTCCAAAAGTGCCGAAGAGTGGACATGATCAGAGACCCCGCTAGCCCAGCCAGGTGGCTCCACTCAGGATGGTGCCTGGAGGTGGAGCCTCTCGGCGACGTCACGGGCCCTGTGGACGGTCAGCAGTTGGTTGTTCAGTTCCGCACTGCGCGTGGCAGTCTCCCAGGAGGTCTTGTCTGGCAGCTCCGGCCCCGAGTCAAAGGGGCAGAACGAGAGCATACGTTCAAAATTATAGTCCTTAAGGCCACAGTGCAGAAAGTGGGGTGAGAAATCCAGGTCGAGTCTGTGGAGTATTGTTCGTGTGACGTACGTTTTCATTTGCAGATGATGCCAAAGTGTGACTTTTTCTCCTTTATTCAAATTCCTGAAGTGACTTAGTGAAAAGAAACCAATAGATCCTTGAAGTCTATTCATCCCCTTTCACTCCCTCTCTGAGAGGGCCGCTCATCGCCGCGGGTGTGCTAGCGGGTTGTTAAGGAGCATTCTCAAAGCACTGCAAGGCGggtcaaaagaaaggaaaactAATTGGTTGTTTGACTGAGTGGAAAGCATGAAGTGACGCTAAAAGTAATGTATGCGATATTATAATAATGAAATAACTATAAGATTGCCCCAAGATGTGCCTATTAGCGCCTGTAAAGATGGCTTAGTTGTCAAAATCATAATGTTGCAACAGTGCACGCTTGAGAGGAAAGGTGTTGTAATTGTGGAGCATTGATCTCAAGGTGTTGCAAGGTGAGTGAAGCGATAGCAGAATGAATCGATTCATTGACAGAGTGTGAAGCACCAAGTGACCCTCGTAGTCTTCCGTGTACTGTTGTATTAGTGAAATAAACTATATAGAGAGAAAGTATGGAAATAAAGATTCGTACTTCGCGCAACATTCACAACTACACCGAGAGAGGTCCTGATTGAACTATCTATCGGATTTCATTTTAGCTCTTCAAAATGGTGGTGGAGGGGAATATGTTAGGGTACTACTTTCCGCCTCTCCACCCCTCCCGCGCTGGCTCCAGCTCGTGGAAGAGAGGGTGCACAGAACTTTCTCGCAGTTGTTGGTTCATACTCGAACTTTAGACGAGGTGCGCCAGCAGAAACAGAGGGCAGGAATCCAGAGACGAGCGCACCTTTTTCTAGGGACACCTGTCTCTCGTGGTGCCTGGCGCCGTCGGCGGCCACGCGCAGCAGTGCCTGGATGTTCCTCAGCAGGGCCTCCATGGAGTACACGTCGTAAGCGCGCAGCAGAGCGGCCTCCTGCAGCGACTCCGGGAAGCCCGTGATTGGCGGAGTAGCGGCCGCCTCGCCGGGGCCAATCAGCTCATCGCGGCAGTAGCTGCCCTTGCTTGATTCACCTGTCACGTGGTGCATGAATGTCGAGAGTCGGTATCAGATCGACTTTGCTTGCACGGAAAGTTTGGGTGACGAAGGACGGCAGCACGAAatttctcaaattatgacagaaaggaatgaatgaatgaatgaatgaatgaatgaatgaacgaacgtaACTATAACATCAACGTTTTATAAAGAACTAGCACATGAGATGagacatattaaaaaaaagcttgGCATTTGGCACTACTCCTTATCCTCAGGACGCAGCTACACTAAGCAGGTGCAAGTTAAACGCAAAGGTTCGACAAAAGTGCAAACGAGAATGGGAAGCGAATGCCAGCGTAGTTCTTTATGTTGCACTGCGGCCGTTCGTTGCATGTACCTCACTGAAGATACGGCTAATTGGAGATCACTGTAATTGAGATATAACTGCCCGTAGCAAGCGACTGCAAAAACAGGAAGCGGGAGCTTCCGCTATTCCTGTAAACCATCTGTACAGAATGTCTGAGTGGTCACTGAGCGTGCGACGGTTCACAATGACGGTAATTTTTTTATCTATGACATACGGCAAACCTAGACCACGACAATTCTGCTGTCGAAATTGCTATAGGAGTTTGCGAATGTACCTTCATCCGGACTGTCGTCCCCTTGCTGTCCAGTTCTTCCGGATCCATCGCTCGTGGCCCCGCGGTCTTGCGGCGGCAAGTTTGCGTGTTGGGCAGCCGCCTCGTATGCGTAGTCTGCTGAGACACGGGACAAGTTATTTCACCTCAGCGTGCGAGTAAAGATCGCAAACGCCATTCACCTCACCACTGCATGCCAATCTTTCATGGCGTAGTAAGCTTTGAGAGCTTGATTACATTGTATATCAGCCTGTATTGAGCAATTGCCTCCACCTGCTTGATGCAAGATTAGTTTTTCGCGTGTTTTAACTCGTCTTTCCTGGATCGCTTATGCAATGTCACTGCCGATGAGCAACTTTAGTTCAGTGGGACCCAACTAAGTGTTTGTAGATACATCCTGCCTTTTGGTGGATGGTTAATGGGGGAGTGTACCAAACTGGACTGGTTGGTTATAGGATGTTGGAACAAACAGCGCTAGACATACGTAGATATGACTTATTTGCTGTCTATGCGCAGATGCTGTGTTTATGTTGGTCTTGCGCGAAACTTCTGTATATTTCCCAGCAGACTATTTTTTATCACCGTCATGTGTATATAGCGCTGTTTGTTCCCGCCTTATCGGTGGGGAATAACGTTTTATAGAGCAGGTATTAGGCTCCCGTTCCTGCGTTGAGCAGCAGAGCAAACGAGTACGAAAGAAAGCAAATGCGATGCGCAGTGGAGGGTGAAATATGGCGATAGTGAGGAAAGTGCAAGGACATTTTTTGAAAAAATCACAACAAAGTGCAGCCATATTGGAAATCCTCTTTGCTGCAGAAAAAGTACGACTCGTCCAACAGTTCCTGCTAGAGCGCGAGGAAGGAGCGTCATTGGCGAGATGACAGGTTGCGTGGCAGTGCCACCCATGGCGCCACAGTAGGGCTCCCCGTCGTGTGGTCgccgatgacgtcatcattaaGACGTGCGTTGAGGGCGTCCACCGATACGGTATATAGAAATAAAGCGCACCACGCCTGTCTGCGGAGGCTGTAGTGGAACGCGCCCACACGCTGCCTTCCGTGGCTTTGCTGTTAGCGAGAGCGGCGTGTCATGCTTCGTCTGCGGCGGTTGATGTGAAATAGGCTGCACGATAATTGTACATGTGAGTCACGCTGCTGGCGGTGTTCTCTTTCTAATGTAAACCACAAAATTATTTCAGCCAGTTATTTTTTAACAATGAGTGACACTCAAACAACTCCACTCATAATTTGCATTAGGCAGTAACGCAATCCTCGGCgacattttttttagttcttgAGAGCGAACTAGCTGACTTAATGAACCCAACTTCCTAGAGGCACTGCAAAGCTCACTCACTTCGACCATCTCCGCCGGGAGTCTTGGCCTCGGCGCGTCCTTGATCCACGGCCATGTAGCAGCTGTCGTCCATGACAAGCTCTGGTGGTCCCGCAGCACTGTCCAAACACagatgtgaaagaaaaaaatgacgtaaATGAATACGCATAACTTCAGGTCGCCTTAACGTGACGCCACGCACGTCCTGTTAAGGTGACGTGCGTGACGTTGGTGGTCTATAAGTTGTGATGCTCAAGTCCTCATATGAAGGTCAAGGGATCAAGTCCTGGTGGCGGTGGCCACATTTCAAAGGATAAAAAATGCTTATTTTACATTTCAATGGATGCAAAATTTTCATTGTGCGTTCTTTCAATTGAATAATTCCGAGTAAGAAACACGCACTACTAGTAATTTATTCGAGTAATTATGCCCACTATACGTTTTTTTGTTATTGGGAGATATTATAAAACCAGCCCGACAAATTGACGGTAAAGCCATGCGAGGTTGTTGGGAACGATTATCTTGAAGTTTACCAGTCAGCCACCGAATGAGTCGCCTTGAGGAGAGAGATTTATTTCCTTTCTGTTGGGATGGCATATAAAGGCTCGCAGAACGACGTTTTCAAACCGCTGTAATTATAGTTTGACTATTTCAACGCCAGAACACTTTTCTTCGCCGACGAGGGCGTATCGAAAAGCCTACCGAAGCGTACAACACTGCGAATTTCGCTATGTGACGCAATAACTAAAAAATATCGACCGATGCTTACCCGCTGAATCGCAAATCTAACTTGGTCTGGACTAGAGTGTTTATATTTTTTCATGCAAAAATTTTGTCGTGTTCAGAAATACTTGCTTTTGTCTATCCCGCCTACAATATAGTTATTTTTATGCGCAAATAGCCCTACTTCGACGAACGACGCCTGGTATGGACATCTCGTTGCTCGGTTGCTCTCACATTTTTCGTGTGAAGCCAAGAGTGAACAATGCATCGAATGCAACCGAAGTTGCATCGTTTTCTTGGTTGGGTAAAACATTGTTTTTTGCTCACAGGTGAAATAGCCGGAAAGTATTTTGTATGTATACGAATTACATAATTAGAATCGgtcgtgtttgtttgtttttccgcCAGGTAACTCAAGCAGTGTCCCCATTCAGTATAGCGTTCGCACAAAGTGATATGCTTGTGTCGTATATTATTAAATGTGGAACAATAGGAACTAGctctgctttctttcttcttcgtctCACATCGGGAATAAGTGTTAAGCATATGTATACCTATAAGTACAACACTCATTTACAATGCACTTCTATCGCAAACCTTAAACAGCTTTCTTCGTAATTTCAGTTCTCTCAAGCTTCCGTGCACGTGCTGCGAGACACACGCAGTGTGTCAGATCAACAGGCTCGGAAAATGTGTGCGGAGCGCCATTACAAATGTGATGTTTGAGGAAAGGTGAGTGCTCATCCTTCAGGTTGTGCCAGCGGTCACAGCAAAATAGCATAGGCAtgcgcatggggggggggggggcaccttcaCTCTAGTCACCTAAAAGGAGAAAGCAGTCAGCCccacacattgacataataggaagAGGGGCGCTGCGACTTGGAGGAGGCGTAAAGTAAGCCCTTTACATTGACATATTAGggagtgatgttccgtgcagggaatttttttctttttcagacaaTTTTCACCTGTAATTTTGAGCCAAAGGGAATAGGAAATCTTTGTGACATTTCAGGGAATTCCAGGAATGGCTAAATTATCCAATTACGGCCGATAATTAGCGGTAACAGTGGGCCTTCATCTGCTCTAATCGGTTCTagcgcatgcaccacgcaagcatagcctttgagatttgtttctgatGTTTACGTGGAGTGATTTCTAGTTCACAATTGGTGTCAAACTTGAAGCCAAGAATTCGCAGTGTGCTTACAGTGTTTGAAATAATAAAATTATGCTTTTGCTGTGCGACAGCGGAGGGGCAAGTCATGATTTCGAAAGTCGCCGGTACGTGAGACTCGTGTAATTATAATACGTGTGTGCATGAATGGGATCAGAAATCAGTAATGTTGTGCGCGGAAATATGCTGGGGATTTCGTCAACGTTTGCAGGAGAAAATCCCCGAAATAAGGAGTTTTCATGTCTTTAAATGGGAATTCCTCGGCGTAGTACGAAACATCACTGTAGGgagagaagggggagggggggaggcgcTGCTACGAACCTTTTCATCTCGTAACAGAGGGTTATGTTCATCTACATAAAACTAAAATCATTTATCAAAGAAAGTTAATGGTTAGCATTCGTTTTCAGCTCACGTAAATTGATTGTTTGTTATATTGAGTATTCGCTAAAACCGGTGAAGCGGCAGAGGCGATTTCAATAGTCACACATAGCTGAGAAGTAGTGAATGCAGAGGAACACCACAAAATAAAGAGGCGTTAAGTTGAATGCACTATACTAAACAATCGAGCAATTCGATTGTATGATGTTTGAAAGATGAATCTCCAGGAGGCACACTAGCAAGGGCTGCCTCCCCTTCTCCCCCTACACCACGCCACAAtcccacctctttttttttttcacaggggTTTATTTACTTCCCTTACTCACCGTAAATACAGCTCGTATAAGATCTTTATCACAAAAAGTTTAAAGAAGTTGCGCGTGTCATGCGTGTAACCAGTGACTTCAGATGTCAAAGTCTGCAATAAAAAagtggcatggctctgtggtagaacacttgctgGCCAAGCAGAAATCCCCGGCTGAAACCCTTCTCAAATCCTGCTTTATTTCTCTCAATGTGTGTGGTAGCTGCGACAGACACCCAACATCAGCAGGGCCAGACACCTCTAAAGAATGTATTGCGCGAAGTAAACACGAACGAGGAAGTGAACGAGTTTGTTCGTATTACCTTTGAGCAGGATCTTGTTTAGTTGCGTCACTGATGTATGACCGACTTGCCCAGCAACATGCATTACTGAAGGGCGGACAACTGCGCCACTAGATTGGCTGTTGTTTCGGGCCAATAACTTACGCCACAAAAGAAACCATGACTACTACCAAAGTATCCTTATCAACGGGACGTTTTTAAGGGCGTTCAAGCACGTGCATTCACTCAGTGACAAAGGTCCCGTGAATGCACTCACGTTTTGTGCGACAACGGTACGGTCCGCTGGTGCTCGAGCGATGGCGTGGACGAGGCATCGTTGCGGCTTCCCACGCTCTCTGGTCTTCCATTGGCCATCATTGACTGTACACCAGGCTGGACCTGGCCGCGTCCCAATGGGTCGGCCATCTGCTGCCGCAGGCAGTTCAGCAGCAGCGTGGTCTTGTCTACTGAGTCGTCTGGGACCACATTTGAAATGTAAAGCGTTTATCAGCGCCATAAAAATGCACAGACAAAAATAAATCAAGGGACATGAATGCGTGTCTACGTAGCGCTCGGTATAAGCAACTTCTTCTTCGTTAGATGTTAGACTGCCAATAATAAATGACTTGTCATCACAGTGTAATATGCTCAACTTCCCAAGTAACGCCAGAT
The nucleotide sequence above comes from Rhipicephalus microplus isolate Deutch F79 chromosome 2, USDA_Rmic, whole genome shotgun sequence. Encoded proteins:
- the LOC119169584 gene encoding dachshund homolog 1-like encodes the protein MEAAGHAAATPVDLSRSGAPAGAPCLNGPVPAAALSAPALPAGLTTGLAGAGLSLLPSLYGRAAGAGEYGVPASSAGDATECRLVEYRGERVAAFVQRSGELLLCLPQAFELFLKHLVGGLHTVYTKLKRLGISPIVCNVEQVRILRGLGAIQPGVNRCKLLACRDFDALYRDCTTASSRPGRPPKRSGILLGLASAAQHHQAASAMPVLQAIKKLRPDGDFASTYANGEGAYDDSVDKTTLLLNCLRQQMADPLGRGQVQPGVQSMMANGRPESVGSRNDASSTPSLEHQRTVPLSHKTAAGPPELVMDDSCYMAVDQGRAEAKTPGGDGRTDYAYEAAAQHANLPPQDRGATSDGSGRTGQQGDDSPDEGESSKGSYCRDELIGPGEAAATPPITGFPESLQEAALLRAYDVYSMEALLRNIQALLRVAADGARHHERQVSLEKAELGMEILRERELREKVEKQLAEEQKFRVLYQRRLRRERRSRRKVQEQLQNEIKRRLKAEESLRDSSTDNVRFVAESMESKDGSDPEFRLDAEQKMHDCAMSVYAPEPPRCSSPGR